GTTCGGCGCGAGCGACCACCGCGTCCTGGTGGACGCCGAGGGATTTCTGCAACGTCTTCATGCGACGTGCCTGCTTCTTCGCACCGGTCGCCTCGGCCGTGTAGCGGGTGCGTTTCGCCGCCTTGCGCACCTCGTGCAAGCCGCGGTCGGTGCCCAGCGTGCCGATGTTGCCCACCGCCCGATCGACGCGTCGGCGCGCCTTGCGCAGCGCCTTCGCGTTCTTGCGCTTCAGTGGCAGCCGGTGGCCGGTTTCCAGGCGGTCGAGCAGCGCGAAATACCGTTCGCTGTTCAGCGCCTCGAGCATGTCGGCGCGGGCCGCCGAACGGCGGACGGCGAACGACTCGGTCAGTCGCCGGCGCACCTCGCCGAGCACCAGCTCGTCCGGCAATGCCCTGACCTGTTCGACGAGGTGGTCGTGCAGCACTTCCAAGTCGCGCATATCGCCGAGCACCCCGGAGAGCCATTTCAACTCGTTGCGCAGATCTCGCGGGCCGTCGAATGCCTGCAATACGCTGCGCAGCCGCCGTCCGGCCACCCGCATCTGATGTATGGAGTCGGGGCGGCGGCGCCGGATCAGGATGTCGTGCTCGACCATCCTGTCCGCCTGCTTGCGCATATACGCCCGCACGCCCCGCTCGGGCGTTCGGGGCTCGACACCGACACCGAGCACGTGCAGCGCCTTCGGCGGCGCGTCGGAGGGTTTGCCCAGTCTGGTCTCGACGGTGTCGAACACCTCGGCGCCACCGCCCGCCAGCTCGACCTCGATCTCCTCCCAGGACATCACCGTGGACGACTCGCCGAGCGTCTGCCCGGATACGTGGTCGGCGACGACCTCCGCCGCGACCGCGCCCTGATCGTCCAGCAGCCGCCACAGACGGCGTTTCGTCCGGATGTGCGCGACCGGCGCGACCGCTTGGCCCCGGGTGATCCCGGTGAGCATGTCGGTCAGCTCCCGGGGCGCCGATTTGCCCCCGAGCGGCAGCCGGATCTCTTCGCGGGTGTCATCACCCAGCGGCAGCTTCAGATGCCACCCGGCATCGTCACCGCCGGTCCGGCGGCGAAGCGTAATTCCCTTGTGCGCCAACCGCAGATCCGCGGTGTCGTGATAGACGGCGTCGAGCCCCTGTTCTTCGGACGACGGGTCCAGGGTCATACCGGGCATATCGTCGAGCGGCACCCCGCCGGTGGCCGGCAACCGGTACTTTCGTTCCCTTTCGTTCACATGCGTAGCCATACGATCCGGCTACCACGAACGAGCGGTTTTAGTCGTCGCTTCCGCTGTCGACCGGCGGGTATCCGGAGGCGCCCGGCCTCGCCCGGGTGGACTCACGACGGGACTGGCCGGCCAGCAGATCGAGCAGCGAGCCGAAGACGAACAGGCACAGGGCAATCCAGCGAAGTGGGTGCGCCGGACGTTCGCGGTGCATCACCCAGACGATCGACC
The genomic region above belongs to Nocardia spumae and contains:
- a CDS encoding CYTH and CHAD domain-containing protein, with protein sequence MATHVNERERKYRLPATGGVPLDDMPGMTLDPSSEEQGLDAVYHDTADLRLAHKGITLRRRTGGDDAGWHLKLPLGDDTREEIRLPLGGKSAPRELTDMLTGITRGQAVAPVAHIRTKRRLWRLLDDQGAVAAEVVADHVSGQTLGESSTVMSWEEIEVELAGGGAEVFDTVETRLGKPSDAPPKALHVLGVGVEPRTPERGVRAYMRKQADRMVEHDILIRRRRPDSIHQMRVAGRRLRSVLQAFDGPRDLRNELKWLSGVLGDMRDLEVLHDHLVEQVRALPDELVLGEVRRRLTESFAVRRSAARADMLEALNSERYFALLDRLETGHRLPLKRKNAKALRKARRRVDRAVGNIGTLGTDRGLHEVRKAAKRTRYTAEATGAKKQARRMKTLQKSLGVHQDAVVARAELRTLGVQAHLAGENAFTYGVLYDKENQRAEKVRRSLRL